DNA sequence from the Salvia splendens isolate huo1 chromosome 19, SspV2, whole genome shotgun sequence genome:
AAACCCGCCTTCCGAAACTGGGTGGTACCTCCCTATACTCCTAAAAGTCCGGATGCTGGCTTAGATCAGTTAGATTCATTGTTCGTTGTCATTGTGAATGACAGGTTCGGGCTTACTATGAACGGAAGTCTCTAGCACATTCCTTAAACGACACGAAAACAGCAGTCCAGCAACTTCACAAAATAGCCAGTGCCATTGTGAGCATGATCATAGTAGTCATAATTGTCCTAGTGATGGGGCTGGCTTCGACCAAAGTGATAGTGTTCATCATAACGCAGCTCCTCCTCGTGGGGTTCACGTTCCAGAACATGTGCAAGACCGTCTTCGAGTCCATTGTCTTCGTGTTTGTGATGCACCCCTTCGACATAGGCGACCGCTGTGTCATTGATGGTGTCCAGGTAATACAACCAAAACACATCTCAATATCAATGATGAGTTAATGTTTGTAGCGAGTGATTCAATTGAGAACTATCTTTAAAATGAGAACTTGCCAGCAGCACAAAATATATCTGTTGGCAGCACAAAACATATCAGTTAGATCAACTGATATGTTTTATGCTGCCCATTGATATCAGTTGGCAACTGATAAGTTCTCATTTTAAGATAGTTATCAACTGAACCACTCCCAACGTGTGTATAACTATGTATGTTTATGCAGCTAATAGTTGAAGAGATGAACATACTAACAACAGTGTTCCTTCGCTACGACAATGAAAAAATCTACTACCCGAATTCGGTCCTCATCACCAAACTGATCAGCAACTTCTACAGAAGCCCGGAGATGAGCGACACCATCAACTTCACCATCGACGTCTCCACGCCAATGGACACGATAATCACACTAAAGAAAGCAATACAAACGTAAGAATCTACCTTTATATAAGTTTTTCTCAAGAGTAACTTTCGATGACTCTGCAGGTACATTGAGAGCAAGCCAAACTACTGGAACCCGAAGCATTCAATCATAGTGAAGGAGATCGAGAATCTGGACAAGCTGAAGATGGCCTTATGCGTGCAACACACCATCAACCATCAGAACTACGGGGACCGGAACATCAGGATAACGGAACTGTTCCTCGAGCTGAAGAAGATCTTCGGAAACCTCAATCTCAAATATCATCTTCTACCTCAGGAGATTCATCTCACGCAAGTCGACATCAGCTACTAATTGAAACATCCTCTACTAATTACTTATTTTATCTTCTTCAATTCTACGCGTTGTAGTAAATCTTCAATATTCTGCACGTTTTAAAAtccataaaatgaaaatttaaactAATGGAAGTTTTAAAATCCATaaggaaaaatcaaaatttgaaatttgaacatATATTTATCTTCCTTAGATACCATCAAGAGGAGTAAATACGATTTAGGAGAAAagctaaatatatttttaacacAATAATATTATATGTATAATTTAGAAAATGTTTCAGTTCCTGACCATTATAATAAAATACCCATTTTTTTCTTGAAAGAACATTGAGATCACATTGTATGTATAACATTGCATGAAAAGGAAGTTAAGAGATCACATTGACATCTTTCACATAGTATGGTCCTacgtagggatgtcaatcggacTATCCCGTTTAGGTTCTGGCCTAACTGCTTTGATTTTCGAGCTATTTGGGTACGGGCCATTAATTACCAAGTGCCCCAGGCCCTGCTTTTCATTCTCCAATTTGTTATTTCAATCTTTTATGAATGTGGATAGAGAGATGTTTTGTTAACATATCCAGCCGAGAAGTTAGTGTTGGGCATCAGTAGTAATCCAGGATCGATTATAAATAAACACAAGAAAGAAATATTATTATACTCAACAATGGTTTTCGAAGCATCAAATACACCTACATAACACCAACACGAAACCACACTACAACACTTGAGGACACACCCAAGACACAATCTTGAAGGACACACCTCACAAGACACCCGAGGATACCTCTAGCAAGATGAGGACACACCTCAGCCACTCTTATCAGTTAGCAAATATAACAGTAAGCTCTTGTACGACACTTGCAAAGGCGTCTGTACCTCCACCTATGGCGAAGTCGTATGTGCTTCTACCTCTATCAAATTCGCATGTGCCTCGAAaataaatccagaaatgcactAAGAAAGATACTGAGTTTGTATCCTATCCCTGTTGGTTTCCCACCAATGCTTGGCATGCACCTCTCCAAATTTGTCACAGCTGCAACATATCAACAAAAGCTGTTAACTCAATGTAAAGGCAAACCATCTATGCATTGTTGGAGAAATCGAGACCTGAATCTGACACGACGAAGCTCTCTAGTGCCATCCCCAAGCTGCCTGATGGTGATCTCAACACCAGGCTCGTCTTCCTCTATCCACTCCGATTCAATGTCGCTCACAGAAATCGAAACCTGCATTCCAAAGTAACTGCTAGAGTATAACAGCAAGTGTAGCTATCGAATAGCGGATAAAAGGGCACTTACTCCATCCTCAGATCTCCCTGAAGTGTTCATAGCCTGCTGATTGAATCTCTGCACATTGTATAGCTCTATTACCCTATCATAATTCTCACTCCACCATTTCTGTGCTTGCCACTTGTTGAACGTGTCCCGGCTTCAAATACATCGTATATAAATTTATAGGCCTAAAGCAAAGTAGGAAATAGTGACTCTGACAATAGGTACCTGAAACGGATTCGTTTAAGGTCATTCCCTCCGCGAGGGAGAGAGACAAAGGTGATCTGAACACCGGGCTCAACTTGGGCCGTCCATTGTTTAGGCCCTTCTTCATCTTCCAGCACCACTTGGGACGGGAAATCCCAAGCCGGAGTGGACCTTGTGCTCCCTGGTGGCAGTGGATATGCATCTGAAATTCTATCAAAATCGGGACATGATCTCTGCCCTTTCTTGCAACTCCCTTCTGCCTCACTGGGCTTCCCTTTACGAGACACTTTGAATGTCATGTCCTTAATCACATCACCAAGTATTTGAGGATTAATCACATCACATGACCTCGAACAAGCCAATCAGTAATACTAACATCATGGTATTGAAAAACACATCTAACGTTATGAAGTTAACGTTTAGTTTGCCTTCATATAGCCATAGCATTTATCGCTGATGGGTGGGGGaactagggctgacaattttcgacaccacacgataatccgacacgaaacCGCACGAAATTATTAGGTTGAGATCAAGTCTTATTGGGTCcatgtccttatcgggttgacccattaagaacccgataatttcgggttggtttcgggtcggatacgggtaacccattaagaaataatatcattattattttaaaaaatatatattactctaaccgtttaatttcttataaattaggtttaaatagtataaaaagaattttaattgtgtaaattaggttaaaaattaagtttTAATCTTGTGATATCAgattttaatcgtgtaatatcatgttcgggtcgttatcgtgtcgtgtcaacccatattatatcgtgtcgataacgggttcgtgtcagGTGCGGGTCCtattcggatttgaaggtagcaggtcgggttcgtgttaagATTTACGGTTgtcttaacaggtcgggttgggtcgttatcaggttgacccgaaaACGACCCAacccgcacgatttgccagccctatgGGGAACttcaggccatccacaacgttgttcctataccgttcctataccgttccttaaaccactatttgagggccccactgtacttttttactccattccttaactatggaacggaacctgcaaccctccgttccttaaccgttccttaaattactattcattcaatttcattttttttatttccaactaaattcaattaaaaaaacacactttattaaaaaacaaacacactttattaaaaaacaaacacactttattaaaaaacacacaacattaaaaaaaattacaacttaaacttaaaaaaataaaaagcacacaattaaaatcctaaaaaaataaaagtacacaattttaataatttcatccgccaaaatttgcccaaatgtgctcaattagatcatgttggagttgggtgtgggcactagagtcgcgtgtccttgcacgaatagataaccgttcttcttcaagtgattgttgcaatatttgacgcatttattcaaaaggatccattagtttgattaaatttgggagaaggaaagcagagttgatttgagatgaaaattggggtggaaatagagaggaatagatgtgtgtttgtgattgaaatgagtatgaaatatgagtatttatagagtaaataaataaataaaaaataaaaaaaaatacaaaacggatataaaaaaacggtcacattaccgttgcaaattttttttttttttattaaattcaaatttttttaaaaaaaattgaattattgcgtcaccgggaagaagcccactcgcggggcagcgagtgggcttcacgcgtcgaatgggaggcagccacgtcgcctcggcgcgtggcggaacgtttcgttccgcgttcctccggaacggaacgcgacacggcataggaacggcatgggcacggaatggcgaaGGAACGGagcctgcaacgcgtgccgccgcggaaccgttccgccggaacggtataggaaccgcaacggcacagcgttgcgggtgccctcaTGGATCTACAGACAGCTTCCTTAAACATAATAGTCCATGAGTTGTTTTGTTGAATTAAAAGTTCTAGAAACTAATATATCAGACATATCACACCCTCTCATTTTGAAGAAAATACACAACGGTATAAATTAGTTAATATGAACTACAATTAAGATAACTGCATAAATCAGCAGCAGTCTACAGCTAAGGTAAATGGTAGTATACTATATATTGATTTCATTAGTTCAATAAGGGAATGTTCTACTTCATTTTTCAACTACTTAACTTCTTAAGATTATGTCTGTCTTCTTACACATTCTTAGTCCAAGATGCTTCCAACTAGAGGAAGTGATTataaaacaaatgaaattcttgcATAGCAAATCTTGACAGAAAAAATGATCAAGACTACATGTGATCCTCTACTTAAAGTGTGTCTTAAAATAGGTACCTATCCAGACAATGATATGATCCCAATGCAATGCAACTATGTCCTAATAAAAAGAAGAGACATTGTTCACAGTTATCACAGGAATTATTGGCATTGTTGGGTGGGGACCTTCACATAAATTGCATTTACACAATTCCTTCTcacattaaattttttaattaagagGAGAGGACCCAAGGAACTAAAGTTCATATTCCTTCCCATTAGAAGATGCATCTCCCCTTCAATTTAAGCTGCTGTCTCACCAACTAGGTTCCCTCGTTTTTGAGTTCGGCTTGGATAAAATGGAGTAGTGGAAATAGCAAAAATATCTAAGACTAGGCAAGCAAAAGTTAAGGTGTTTGTGGTTGATGAAATCTCTATTTTAATCTCATTTTTTAACCATACTTACTATCATCATATTTTATATTTCTGTTCCTACCTCTAGCCCCGCAAAAT
Encoded proteins:
- the LOC121779334 gene encoding protein BREVIS RADIX-like, with product MAERKPRVGLPLPKTPSKASQRSEAEGSCKKGQRSCPDFDRISDAYPLPPGSTRSTPAWDFPSQVVLEDEEGPKQWTAQVEPGVQITFVSLPRGGNDLKRIRFSRDTFNKWQAQKWWSENYDRVIELYNVQRFNQQAMNTSGRSEDGVSISVSDIESEWIEEDEPGVEITIRQLGDGTRELRRVRFSCDKFGEVHAKHWWETNRDRIQTQYLS